The nucleotide window TCGGCATTTTTGGCCGATAAGGGTATGTCTTTTTTATCTGCAGACTATTCACAGATAGAACTTCGTGTTTTAGCTCATATGACAAAAGATAAACATTTAATAGAAGCTTTTGAGCAAGATATTGATATTCACTCAAAAACGGCAAGCCAAATATTTAATGTTTCTATCGATGAAGTTACACATGAACAAAGACAGGTAGGTAAAAAAATAAATTTTAGTATTATTTACGGATTGACACCATATGGATTGTCTAAAGATTTGGATATTAAACCATCTCAGGCAAAAGAATATATAGATAAATACTTTCAAGTATATAAGGGTGTTGCCTCCTGGATAGAATCTACTATTGAGAAAGCTAAAGAAGATGGCTTTACTCAAACATTAATGGGGCGGCGTAGGTATGTTTCAGGTTTGCATGAGCAGAATAAAAATTTGTATCAAGCAGCTGCAAGAATTGCCGTAAATAGTCCGGTGCAAGGTACTTCAGCCGAATTAATAAAAAAAGCTATGATAAATATTCATAAAAAGCTGGAAGAGAAGTACCAGAGCGCAAAAATTATATTACAAATTCACGATGAATTGGTTCTTCAGGTTCCAAATGAACAGGTCGATTTTGTTGAAAAAATTATTAAAAAAGAGATGGAAACTGTTGAAAATTGGATAATTCCGTTAAAAGTGGCTACAAAAATTGGCAAGAATTGGGAGTCTGTAACTAAATAAACCCTTTGACTTTTGTTGAAAAACAAGGCACAATATTTTTGTCTTTTTTAGGCAAATTCGTTAAAAATAGAAAATATAAAGTTTGTAAGATCTTTTTAATTATTTCTTATTAAAAATAAAGGATATTTAAGATGGCAACGAGTAAAACCGGTGGTTCAACTAGTAATGGTCGCGAGAGTCAAAGTAAACGTTTAGGCTGTAAAAAATTTGCAGGTGAAGTTGTAATACCTGGAAATATTTTATTTCGCCAAAGAGGAACAAAGATTCATCCCGGCAACGGAGTAAAAATAGGCAAAGATGACACTCTTTTTGCTGTAAAATCCGGATTTGTAAAATATTACAAAGGGTTAAAAGGCAGACAGTTTGTTTCAGTTATTGATCAATTGGCTTAGTTTTTAAGGAAGAGTAGGAATCATGATTGATTTTTTAAAGTACAAATCAGCCTGTATATTTTTTTCATTGGTATTAATAGCTTCAGGTGTTGTTGCTTATTTTATGCAAGGTGGATTTAAATATGCAATAGATTTTGCCGGCGGCGCAGAAATTAATATTTCTTTTGAAAAAAGCATAGATATTGGTGTTTTAAGAGATGCAATTTCAAGCCAAGGTTGGCAGGATTCAGTAATTCAAAGCGTTGGTAAAGACGGCAAAAATTTTATCGTAAAACTTGGCGGTGTTACTGTTGAGGGTCTTGAAGATAAATTTAGAATGGCTGTTGATGCTGCGACTCCTGGAAACACAATGACTGTTAATCATATTGATTGGATTGGCGCTGAAGTTGGCAAAGATATGAAAAAGAATGCAATTTTTGCAGTATTGTTATCTATTCTTGCCATATTGTTATATGTTGCAATAAGATCAAAATTTGCTTACGGTGTTGGAGCTGTTGTTGCATTATGTCATGATATGCTTGCAGTTCTTGTTTGTATATTGCTATTTAAAGAACAAATGTCTTTGTCTGTTTTAGCTGCAATATTGGCAATATTAGGTTATTCAATAAATGATACTATCGTAATATTTAGCAGAATTCGTGATAATG belongs to Candidatus Dependentiae bacterium and includes:
- the rpmA gene encoding 50S ribosomal protein L27; its protein translation is MATSKTGGSTSNGRESQSKRLGCKKFAGEVVIPGNILFRQRGTKIHPGNGVKIGKDDTLFAVKSGFVKYYKGLKGRQFVSVIDQLA
- the secF gene encoding protein translocase subunit SecF, whose amino-acid sequence is MIDFLKYKSACIFFSLVLIASGVVAYFMQGGFKYAIDFAGGAEINISFEKSIDIGVLRDAISSQGWQDSVIQSVGKDGKNFIVKLGGVTVEGLEDKFRMAVDAATPGNTMTVNHIDWIGAEVGKDMKKNAIFAVLLSILAILLYVAIRSKFAYGVGAVVALCHDMLAVLVCILLFKEQMSLSVLAAILAILGYSINDTIVIFSRIRDNVKKMKDHTLNDIVNVSINQTLRRTLLTSFATLLSVIAFYVLGGESLRGFSFVMMLGIIFGTYSSIYIASPVMIYIEQRAAHKKEVL